The genomic window atctttaattaaacaatttaggcccattaaataatatttgatctaTATAATTAACCACCTAAACTCAATTAACCAATAATCTAGTCTTTTCCTCCCCCAACTAGCCGACACCTTCTCAGAACCTGATGATACCAAAATTGTTACCTCGGGTTCGGTCTGGAGAGTATTCGAATCTTTATGATGGGGTGAGTAAGCACTCGGGGATCTGTATAGAAAATCAAAAAGAACGTTAGGGGGCGTCGGAAGATTATCCGACGTAACccctccgatgcttaagtcagtctTAGGGAGCAAACTTAAGAGGTGCAGTATAGAAGTGATAAGTGAGTAGTAGACTATGAATGAATCAAACCTTGTACCCCTTCATGGTATTTTATAGGGGGGAGGATGAGCTCCCCACCCGGATAGAACTCCTCTCGAGATAGATCCCCTCCCGAGATAAGGGGCCTCTACTACTATCCCGACGGCGGCTAGGACTCTATCTCCTATATTATCGGGATTTACCCGCATCCCGCATTTATCGGTTCTTTTATTTATTGCTGAGCATATCTTCTTATCCCTCCGCTATGTTGGGGTCTTGGATCGCCGACCTCACGAAGGGCTCGGAACCATGGGCTATGATCCGTAGGCTTGGGTTCCTGACCACGGGGTGGGCTAGGTCTTACTTTGGGGTGGGCTCGGATTATGGGCTTGGATTCCTGACCACGAGGTAGGCCTTACTTTGGGGTGGGCTCGGATTATGGGCTTGGATTCCTGACCACGAGGTGGGCTAGGCCTTACTTTGGGGTGGGCTCGGACCCGCCCATAGGTACCCGAATGAGGGAGGGCATCAATAgtaccccttcttagtctaaaGGAAGTATGAAGTTTAGACTTAACAAAACTGGTCGGGTCCCGAGCCCCCTTTTTGTTTGAcaataacaattttttttcgggttttttattaatattgcTGGTGTGCTTCTTTGCTCCTACGTGGCACATCGGTCGGTCCCGGAGTCGATCCGCGTGAAAAGTGATTGAGCGGTCCAGATTTTCTGACATCACGGTTCCCCAAGAAACCGTACACCTCCCAAGAAGATCCGGGCCCTTGAAGCTGGGAAATCGGACGACTAGCATCACGCCTCTCTTAGTATAAAATGAGGGACGCTCTTTCCATTTTCCCACTTGTTCTTCCCGAACTGTTACTCTGCCAAAATTTCGAGAGCTTGTCCGACCAGCGCGTTGACGCCCGACCAGTGTGATCTGACCCCTGTACTCTGTAAGTTCCTTTGTTCTCCCTTAGCATAATTTAGGAGATGTCTTCCCCTGACGAGTCGGCTATCCGAGAAGTGGCTAATTATCTAGATAAGCCTCCCTCTGGAGCGGACGAACCTGGTCCCTCTAAACCCGAGCACGGTCCTTCCGAGCCCCTTGGTGACCTTCGAGGAGTGAATATAGAGGGTTCCGAGCCCGACCTTTCTGAGACCCGAGTGGAGAAGTCACAGCGTCTGAGGCAATTGAAAGCCGATGAAGTTCACTTAAAGGAGGAGGGCCGACCCTGGTATGAGGTCTTAGCGTCCCACCTTGATCCCGACCTGGGCCCTTCTATTAGAGAGGGATCGGGTATGCCCCGTAGGTATAAGATACGAATCCCTGGTCGGATGGACCGAGCCCATCTTCCCCCTCCCGGATACCACACCTTTTATGTTGACCAGGTGGAGATGGGTCTGAGGTTCCCCGTCCCCAAATTTATCCAAAACATATGTGGCTACTTTCAGATATGTCCGAGCCAATTGAGTCCCAATTCCATTAGTTCTCTTATGGCCTTGGGTGTTCTCTTTAAGTTTTTCGCGGTTCCCATTAGGATCGGGAACTTGTTGAAGTTTCTACAAATTAGAAAGTTTGCCCCGGGTCGGTTCTATTTGTCTATCCACCCCGATCACAAATTTTTGAAAGGGAAGCCGGACTCCCACAAAGGATGGCATAACCGATATTTTTTCGTGAAGTCCCCTAAACCGTGGCGTTGTGACATGGACTGGGTTATGAACTTTACCATACCCAAAATCGCCATTGCGCCGACCCATGACTTTACCAACTTCCTGGCTACTATGAGTGTGAGGTGTTTTAATATTGAGAGTTTAGTAGAGGATGACTTGCTTTACCATTTCGGGTTCAGTCGGAAGAAAGTGGGGCTGGAGGGGACATAGGTAGGGTCCTCCGACCCCTGATTCTTTTCCCTTCCCATGACTATATCCATGCTATTTCCTCCCGTACTCTtattgttttgttatgtttGCAGACGACCGCATAATGAAAGCCGGGATGAAGGCGGAGATGAAGGCAGAAATGGCCAAGTTAAAGAGGAAGAAAGCTGAATCCTCCACTGAGGCTGCCCTATCCGAGTCCCCTGGTCCCAAGCCTTCCAAGAAGAAGATTATGAAAGAGGGGTCGGGCTCGGGTTCTCAACCCCTATGCCCTCCTGTGCTTGAGTCGACCAACCTTTCTACGGGCAAGGGGAAAGGTCGGATAGACGAGACCCCCTCTCAGCTTGAGTTGGTGACCCCTGAGGGGATGGGAGCCCCTCGTAGTCCGGACATATCATTTTTGGCTCATCCTGATGGGCGCGGGGCTTTGGGGATGGTCCAAAACTTAGTTTCCTCGCGTGACTTAGGGATTTTGCACTCCGCCCCAGACTCCTTAGTTGAAGAATCCATAGCCCTTGGACTTATGCAGGTATGTCTCTTTGTGTCTATGCGCTTTACATCCTACTGATTTCCGACCACTTcgacaatattttttttttcttttagacTGTTGCTTGGGTCGGCGAGTATACCATCCGAGCTCATAAGGCTCGTACTGAGGCCCAATCCAACGCTCGGAGTATGGAGGATATCTTGTCTCGGCATCGGGAGTTAACTCAACGGATGCGTGCTTTGAAGGCCGAGCATGATGATGAGCTTCATGGTGTTCGGTGTGAGCTAGAAGGCACCCAAGACCGTCTTAAGGCTGCCGAGCAGAAGATCCGAGATTTGGAAGAGGCGGCTCGGAAGCGAGAGGAAGAGTCCGAGGTCATTTGGTCTCAAAAAAGGGAGGCATTCATCCAGTCCCCTGACTTTGAGAGGCTTTGTGCGGGGAAGGCAGCGGTCTATTTTGAAGAGGGGTTTAAAGGCTGTCTGGCCCAATTCCGCGCCAACGGCTATTCCGAGGCCGACCATCCTGCGACCTTCCTGGATTCTGATAAGGCTTTGGATGCGATGCCCGAGGAAGGGGAAGCGCTGGAACCAGAGGGCCAGACCGACCACGGCGATGCTACCGACCCCCAGTCCCCTCTAGTTTAATTTTCTTATGTTTGTAGGCCGATCTTGGCATTTTGTAATAACTGGTTTAACTTAATGCAAGCGAATCGTTCTTTGGCCTGTCCTTAATTTTTATTGCTTATCAAACTTGGTATAGGGTATCTGATCACGATGGCTGCTCGGGCTCGGTTTTGGGAAATTTCTTTTGCCAAGTTATTAAAGTAAAAACCCGAGCTGGATGTTTGTCCTGTtattaatcttgaaaatttattttcccCAAGTAAAAAATGACAGAAACCCCGTCTTGTGTCAAATCATAGTCTGATGGGCCAGCGAATTGCCGAGCCGGCGATCGGTCTTGTCTAAGTCAGCGTCACCTCCGTGGATTTTATTTACATGAGGCCCTTTTTAATGTGTTTCGAATGATGTCGAGCCAGTGGTCGGGCTTCTGAGGGATTAATACCACATTCGTGGACTTTATTTACATGAGACCCCTCACTCGTGGGTTTGAATGGTTCCGACCCGGTGGTCGGCGTTCTGCAATGATAGTGCCACATTCGTGGACTTTATTTGTATGAGAGACCACATTCGTGGGTTTGAATGGTGCCGACCCGGTGGTCGGTGTTCTGTAATGATAGTGCCACATTCGTGGACTTTATTTGTATGAGAGACCATATTCGTGGGTTTGAATGGTGCCCACCCGGTGGTCGGTATTCTGTAATGATAGTGCCACATTCGTGGGCTTTATTTGTATGAGACCCCACATTCGTGGGTTTGAATGGTGCCGACCCGGTGGTCGGTGTTCTATAATGAAAGTGCCACATTCGTGGACTTCATTTGTATGAGACCCCACATTCGTGGGTTTGAATGGTGCCGACCCGGTGGTCGGTGTTCTATAATGAAAGTGCCACATTCGTGGACTTCATTTGTATGAGACCCCACATTCGTGGGTTTGAATGGTGCCGACCCGGTGGTCGGTGTTCTGTAATGATAGTGCCACATTCGTGGACTTTATTTGTATGAGAGACCATATTCGTGGGTTTGAATGGTGCCGACCCGGTGGTCGGTATTCTGTAATGATAGTGCCACATTCGTGGGCTTTATTTGTATGAGACCCCACATTCGTGGGTTTGAATGGTGCCGACCTGGTGGTCGGTGTTCTATAATGAAAGTGCCACATTCGTGGACTTCATTTGTATGAGACCCCACATTCGTGGGTTTGAATGGTGCCGACCCGGTGGTCGGTATTCTGTAATGATAGTGCCACATTCGTGGGCTTTATTTGTATGAGACCCCACATTCGTGGGTTTGAATGGTGCCGACCCGGTGGTCGGTGTTCTATAATGAAAGTGCCACATTCGTGGACTTCATTTGTATGAGACCCCACATTCGTGGGTTTGAATGGTGCCGACCCGGTGGTCGGTGTTCTATAATGAAAGTGCCACATTCGTGGACTTCATTTGTATGAGACCCCACATTCGTGGGTTTGAATGGTGCCGACCCGGTGGTCGGTGTTCTGTAATGATAGTGCCACATTCGTGGACTTTATTTGTATGAGAGACCATATTCGTGGGTTTGAATGGTGCCGACCCGGTGGTCGGTATTCTGTAATGATAGTGCCACATTCGTGGGCTTTATTTGTATGAGACCCCACATTCGTGGGTTTGAATGGTGCCGACCCGGTGGTCGGTGTTCTATAATGAAAGTGCCACATTCGTGGACTTCATTTGTATGAGACCCCACATTCGTGGGTTTGAATGGTGCCGACCCGGTGGTCGGTGTTCTATAATGAAAGTGCCACATTCGTGGACTTCATTTGTATGAGTGTAAATATCCTTGTTCaaaataactttaaaataaaactatCAGTCATAACCACGTCCaaaatttacttaattaaaaaagaaaagCGTAGAATGTGCGGGGTGGGTGGTATCAGTCTATTCCCCCTTTTTTCTTATTCTTTAGGCATAATATTTCTTCAAATGCTGGGCATTCCATGGTCTTTTCCCTCTCTTTCCTTCAGCATCTTCCAGATAATATGCCGCGATCCCGGCCTTCCCTATCACTTTGAAAGGGCCTTCATATTTCGGGTCAAGCTTTCCTCTCTCTCCGTGGTGCTGGATCTTCCTCATTACTAGGTCTCCTTCTTTGAAAACTCGGGGATATACTTTTTTGTTATAAGCTCGGATCATTCTTTTGCGGTAGGCGTTCATCCTTACCTTGGCCCTCTCCCTCTTTTCTTCTGCGAAATCTAACTCCATAGCTCGGAAATTTTCATTATCCGAGCCATAATATGTGATCCGAGCGCTCTCTTGTCCAATTTCTGCGGGCAGCACTGCTTCTGCTCCATATACCATGCTGTAAGGGGTTTCTTTTGTGGCACTATGTGGCGTGGTTCTGTACGACCAGAGTACACTCGGGAGTTCTTCTACCCAGCTGCCTTGGGCTTTTCCTAACCGAGCTTTTAACGCTTGTACTATCGTTCGATTGGtgacttcaacttgtccattgcCTTGGGGGTAAGCCACAGAGGTGAACAATTGTTGGATTTTCATTTCGTCGCACCAA from Primulina eburnea isolate SZY01 unplaced genomic scaffold, ASM2296580v1 ctg1208, whole genome shotgun sequence includes these protein-coding regions:
- the LOC140820554 gene encoding uncharacterized protein, giving the protein MFADDRIMKAGMKAEMKAEMAKLKRKKAESSTEAALSESPGPKPSKKKIMKEGSGSGSQPLCPPVLESTNLSTGKGKGRIDETPSQLELVTPEGMGAPRSPDISFLAHPDGRGALGMVQNLVSSRDLGILHSAPDSLVEESIALGLMQTVAWVGEYTIRAHKARTEAQSNARSMEDILSRHRELTQRMRALKAEHDDELHGVRCELEGTQDRLKAAEQKIRDLEEAARKREEESEVIWSQKREAFIQSPDFERLCAGKAAVYFEEGFKGCLAQFRANGYSEADHPATFLDSDKALDAMPEEGEALEPEGQTDHGDATDPQSPLV